A part of Puntigrus tetrazona isolate hp1 chromosome 21, ASM1883169v1, whole genome shotgun sequence genomic DNA contains:
- the tmem185 gene encoding transmembrane protein 185-like: MNLRGVFQDFNPSKFLIYACLLLFSVLLSLRLDGIIQWSYWAVFAPIWLWKLMVIIGASVGTGVWAHNPQYRAEGETCVEFKAMLIAVGIHLLLLTFEVLVCDRVQRGSHFWLLVFMPLFFVSPVSVAACVWGFRHDRSLELEILCSVNILQFIFIALRLDKIITWPWLVVCVPLWILMSFLCLVVLYYIVWSVLFLRSMDVIAEQRRTHITMAISWMTIVVPLLTFEILLVHKLDGHYNSSYVPVFVPLWVSLVTLMVTTFGQKGGNHWWFGIRKDFCQFLLELFPFLREYGNISYDLHHEDSEVSEELPIHEVPKIPPMFRKKTGVVITQSPGKYFVPPPKLCIDMPD; the protein is encoded by the exons ATGAATCTCCGAGGCGTTTTTCAAGATTTCAACCCCAG TAAGTTCCTGATCTACGCCTGTCTGCTGCTCTTCTCCGTGCTGCTGTCGCTGAGGCTGGATGGCATCATCCAGTGGAGCTACTGGGCCGTGTTCGCGCCCATCTGGCTCTGGAAGCTCATGGTCATCATCGGGGCTTCTGTGGGCACCGGGGTCTGGGCACATAACCCTCAGTACAG GGCCGAGGGCGAGACCTGCGTGGAGTTTAAGGCGATGCTGATCGCCGTGGGCATCCACCTCCTCCTGCTCACCTTCGAGGTGCTGGTGTGTGACCGTGTCCAGCGGGGCTCGCACTTCTGGCTGTTGGTCTTCATGCCGCTCTTCTTCGTGTCGCCCGTCTCGGTGGCAGCGTGCGTGTGGGGATTCAGACACGACCGGTCACTCGAG CTCGAGATCCTGTGCTCTGTAAATATTCTTCAGTTCATCTTCATCGCTCTGAGGCTGGATAAGATCATCACCTGGCCGTGGCTG GTGGTGTGCGTGCCGCTGTGGATTCTCATGTCCTTCCTGTGTCTGGTGGTGCTGTATTACATCGTCTGGTCTGTGCTCTTCCTGCGCTCCATGGACGTCATCGCCGAGCAGCGGCGCACACACATCACCATGGCTATCAGCTGGATGACCATAGTGGTGCCCCTGCTTACCTTTGAG attCTTCTCGTTCACAAGCTGGATGGTCATTATAACTCCAGCTACGTCCCGGTGTTTGTTCCCCTCTGGGTTTCTTTGGTGACTTTGATGGTGACGACGTTTGGCCAGAAAGGAGGCAATCACT GGTGGTTTGGCATCCGCAAAGACTTCTGCCAGTTTCTTCTCGAGCTCTTCCCCTTCCTGAGGGAGTACGGCAACATATCCTACGACCTGCACCACGAGGACTCCGAGGTGTCCGAGGAGCTGCCCATCCACGAGGTGCCTAAAATCCCTCCCATGTTTCGTAAGAAGACGGGTGTGGTGATCACCCAGAGTCCTGGCAAATACTTCGTGCCGCCGCCCAAACTGTGCATCGACATGCCGGACTAA